A window of Candidatus Woesearchaeota archaeon genomic DNA:
CAAATTTGCCCAGCATTTTGGCGGGGCTATTAAAGCATAGCTCTGAGAAAAAACCAAATACCCTCACTTGAGGAGTAATTTTGCTTTTTTATTATATCCTTCAATTTCAGTTTTTTTGATTTTGTCAATGAAATTCTTTATCAGGCTGTTAAACTCTTCCGCCTCTTTCACCCCTTCTTGTACATCTTTTTCAGTTGCCTTGAATTCTGTGTAGTATTGCTTGTCTATTCTTTCCTTCTTTGCATTTGTGATTGAAGTATTGTCAATTCTGAACAATTCTTTAAGCAGAATGATTGTTCCGGCATGATTTTCAGACTTGATCCCGCATCTGTAGAGAAGCGCAAGTGCCGAATAATACATTGAATAGTATGTCAATGCGACAGCATCATCAAAATTGTGTATGCCTGACACAATTTTTGCGGACAGTAATGACTTTTGGGATTTTTCCATATAGGAATTTGCAACCACCTCGCTTGGTTCAACAATCTTAATCCTGCCTTCTTTTTGTAAAGTTTTAATGAACGAGTTCAAAGTACCTGTCAACTCCTTTTATGATAATGTGACTTTTTATTATTTCTTTGATAAGGGGCATTTCTTTATCAAATTTGCCTATTTTTATGCTCAGCTTTGAGTCTGAAAATTCTATTAATTTTTTTATCTCTTTGTTTTCAGTTTCCAGGTATAAATCAATATCGCTGTCCTTGTCAATGCTCATTTTAGCATATGAGCCAAAAATCAATGCGAGATTGATTTCTTCATTTGCCTGGACTTTTTCTATTATTTGCCTTAGCCGCGGATATTTTTTAATGATCTCTAGAATTTTGTAAAGTTCAACGATTTTTCGGTATTCGTGGGATTCAAGCGATTTTCTTATAAAGTAAACCTTGTTTCTTCCTTCTTCCCTATAATCAAGAATATTTTGTTTTTCAAGTTCTGTGGCTTTTCGTGCAATTGTGGTTTGATTTGTACGCAATGCTTTTGCTAATCCCCTAATATGGTTATCCTGTTTTTCCAGCTCTTGAAATATATTGTAATTTATTTGTGACATATGTAACATAAATATTACATTGATATATAAATATTTCGGTTTTGTCACCGGAGGATTTTCGTGTTCCCAAAAAATAGACAAAACTGCCCAGCATTTGGGCGGGGCTATTAAACGAAGTTTAAAGTCCAGACATGGTCACGAATGTAGCGAAGCGAAATGACTCGACCTGGCGGGACTATCCAAGTAATGCATTAAGCCTCGTTCGTGCAATAGCGAGGATTTGTGGATTCATTCCATGAGCGTGGTATGGCTTTATGCCATACTATTTTTTACGAGATTTTTTGTTAAAAAATCTCTTTGAATCACGGCGGGGCTATTAAACATAAACCTGAGAAAATACTGATGCTAAAATAAGAGATACATTAAGATTCTATCAAGCTAATCTTCCTTGGAGCTCTTGATCACCAGCATGCTCTCTGTCCTGAATGCAGGATGGATCTTTACCAGGCCTGTTTGCTTGTTTTCAAGCATGTCTGTGAGGTCAGTGATTTTTTTCATCCTGACCTTTGCAATGATGTCCCAATCTACTTCAATCTTTCCATGTAAGACACCCCATTTTCACGCGAGTATTCTTCAAAGCCATACTTCTGCAGTACCCTCATTGCCATCTCATTCTCGCGTTTTATCTTGGTATGGTATCTATGCGAAGGCTGCGTTCGCAGCAAGGTTTCAAGCATGGCCGAGCCAAGCATCCTGCCTGGCCGGATAACAGCGCCGAGCCACATGTACACTCCATCTTCCTCGTACCACGCAGTAATCCCCTCAATTTTCTCTTCCTCCTTTGCAAGGATTATTCCATGCCTTTTGCCTTCCAGCCTTTCAACCACTTCAGCTTCACTTAGCCCTGCTTTTTCCGGTATTTTTTCCTTGATAAGTGGCAGGCATGCAAGAAGGTCATCGAGTGTGCCCTGGACTATTTGCATAGTCCCACCCTCTCAGCAAGCTGCGACATCTGGCTATAGCTCCCAACTGCCACCCTGCAGAATCCCTGCCCTTCCAGGCCCGGCTCATTGTTTAGGTCCCTGACCCTGACATTCATGCCCCTCATTGCAGTGTACAAATTGCCTCCGGGCATTCTTGCCATGACAAAATTCGTCACGCTTGGCTTCACTTCGCAACCTAATCCATTTGCCAAAATATCCGTCAGGGCTTCCCTCCGCACAGCAACATCATATCTCGCAGCATCCTCATTTTTGCCGCCAAGCTTTCTTGCAGCGCGGTCCATTGCTGCCTGGCCGGGCTGGGTGATATTCAACCCGTCCAGTTCGCCATTTTTTGAAACTGCATAGGCCACTTTTCCAGGCTCATCAATACCATAGAACTTTGAGAAAGTCCTCACCACCACAATTCCTGGGTTTTCTGCTGCATGCTTTATCAGGGAAGCCTTGTTCCCTGCAAATTCCATGTAAGCTTCATCAACTATAAGTAGCGCGCCATAGTTGTTTCCCTGTTCAATAATCTTCCCAGGATTCCTTAACCCGCCGCCCGGATTGCTTGGATTTGAGACGACAATTGCTGAAATGCTGTTTTCCCTGACAGAATTTTGGCTCCCATCGCCAAGCCTGACAGTATCCAGGCCAAGCTCGCTGCACATCTTCCTGAAAAATGAAAACTCAGGTGCGTACATCCCGATATTTCCGCTCCCTGCCTTGCCCAGCAATGCATTTACAAGATTCAGTGCGCTGTCTGCCAGCCTGACTGCTGATGGATCAATCCCATTCCTCTCCGCAATCCTCTCGATAAGCGCAGCCTTGCCTGGATCAGATTCTCCCAGCTCGAAATTTGTCCTTAAATCTTCCAGGTTAATCCCGCTTAGGGCAAAAGGGCCATTGCGGATGATAGCGCCGATGGGTAGCGGAGGCATCAGCTAATCTATCAATATTTTTGTCCTGTCCAGCTCTATTCCTATCTCTGTCCAAAATATCTCCATTATTCATTCTAACCACTCCTTGATGTGCCAATAATTTTGCACCTATGTATCACAAGTGTATATTGTTCCGCTCAAGAATTTTCCACTGGTTTCAAAATGGCATCGGACAAGAGTTTAGCTGCAGATCCTTGCCATGGATTATGCCAGTGGCACTTTTACTGCCAGTATGTGAAACACTTCAGAAAAATATGGCCAAAGCTAACAAAATCCAAATTCATGCTCGATAAAACCATATTTTCGCTTGCCATATTCAGTGGTAATAGTCATGACTATATAAATTTATCGACGGTGAATATGAAAAAAAGTATTTTGCTATATGCTTAATTGAACATTTATTTTCTAATTTTTCAATAGCTTTTTATTCTATTGGCCATGCATCCGAAAAATGCTAACTCCCGAGGCAAAGCAGGCATTGGAAAAACAATCCTACATTGTTGTAGGAGAACATTCTGCTGTCAAGACATGTGGCTGGACCAAGAACATGCTGAGGGGCGAAGGCGGGTGCTACAAATTCAAGTTCTACGGCATAAGGAGCCACCAATGCATGCAGATGACAACAAGCATTTCCTGCGCAAACCGGTGCTCATTTTGCTGGCGCGACTATAAGGCGCCTGTCTCAAAGGAATGGGCATGGGCTGTTGACGAACCTGACTTCATCATAGAGAATTCTATCGCAGCACACATGAAACTTTTGACTGGTTTCGGCGGCAACCCAAAGACAAGCAGGTACATGTGGGACCAAAGCAAGAAAGTGGGGCATGTTGCCCTTTCATTGACTGGCGAGCCAATTACCTATCCAAGGATGAATGAGCTTGTCCAGAAATTCCACAAGCGAAAAATTTCAACCTTCATTGTGACAAATGCGCAGTATCCCAACGCGATAAGGAATCTTGTCACATGCACCCAGCTTTATCTGAGCGTGGACGCGCCGGACAAGAAAACCCTGAAAAAAATCGATGTTCCCCTGTTCCATGATTATTGGGAAAGGCTGCTCCTGAGCCTTGATTACTGCAACGAGAAAAGATACAGGACAACAATAAGGCTCACGTGCGTCAAGGGCGAGAACATGCACAACCTGGAGGGGTACAAGAACCTGATCCTGCGCGGCGACCCTGATTTCATCGAAGTCAAAGGCTACATGTTTGTTGGCGCATCAAGGGAGCGATTGAAGCAGGAAAACATGCCAACCCATGCCGAAGTGAAGGATTTCGGCCTGCAGCTTCTTGAGCTTCTCCCGGAATATGAGTTTGCATCCGAGCACATCCCTTCGAGAGTAATCCTTCTTGCCAAGAAAAAATGGCATAAAAAAACATGGATAGACTATGACAGTTTCTTTGAAAAGATTAATGTCTCTCCATATCCGGAAAACCTGGACGCAGAAGAATACACAGTTGGCACTCAGCAGGTCAAGGCAGGCACCAAGGATGAGATGAACCTTGACTGATTTGCTTGCACGGCATCGCTAAGATTTATAAATCTCCATCTGACGCCAATCTCATGGCAGCAACAAATGATGCAGTCACTGCGAAACAGCCCGGCGTGGCAGTAATCCATGCTTCTGCCGAGCATTTGTATAATATTGATCCCTCTGAGAGAATCGCAGCCGGGCTTAAGGTGGACCTGTCGCCTGATCAGGTGGCAATGCTCCGTGCATTGAAATTGGAGCAAAATGAAACCTTGATGGTAGCGCAGGCAACCCGCCTTTTGGAGGAAAGGATAATGGATGAAACATTGAGGCTGGGCGGCTCTTTTGCCGTTGTTGAAACTGAAGGAGTGCGCGGCAGGAGCGATATGAAGGTCCTGATGCATTATGGGAAAATCTACGGCGGCTATGCCCATTTTGATGTGTACGCGTAAGCCAGCCAATTCTATTGGCTTAGTTTAGAAAACAAATTCCGGGCAGAAGTCCAAAGCTTAATTTTGCATTGGCTTCAAATTCTTCCTCATCATGCAAACTCTGAAATAATCTTCGCAGCCAGTTTTGCTGTAATGCCATTCACATCCTTGCCGGGCAATACCTCAGAAACATCGACAATCCTGATATTCCTTAAGTTCCTCAGCCGCTGCACAAGTGCAATGATCTCCCTGGCGCCCAGCCCGCCCGGCTCCGGCGCCTCCACCCCTGGCGCAAATGCAGGGTCAATTGCATCCATGTCAACCGAAACCTGGACAGCATCCCACTGCCTTGCATTTTCCATGATGGTGTCAGCTGTCTCATCAATCCCGTTTGAGAAGATTTGCCTCATGTCCAGCCGCCTTATCCTGTTGGATTTTAGGAAGTCTATTTCCTCCCCTGCAAATTTTCGCGCGCCGACAATCAAAATATTCTCCGGCCTGATAATCCCCTCGTCGACAATGCGCCGTATCCAGTCCTTTTTTCCATCGATGCTTTTGAGGCAGTCAGGATGCGCATCAATCAGGATTAGCCCTGGATTCCGGCTTTGCTTCGCTATCAATTCCGTCAGGAGAATGCTTGAGGCATGGTCCCCGACAAATGCATAGACTTTGCCTTGCCCTGCCAGAATCTCCCCTGCAATTTTCCCGAATCCGCTTTCTTCGCTTCCACTCCCGCTTTTATTTCCTGCAGGAGCCACCAGCTCAAGCCTTGTGAAAAATGAGTTTTCATTGACGGCCTCCTTTGGCAGGGCTTCAGCAGCTGCATAAGCTCCATTCCTCTTATCCTCATTTCCACTTGGCAGAACCAGGACTTTCATGGCACAGGGCATTTTTCCTGCTTTATAAAAATAATCATTTGTAGGGCCTGTCCTAAGGCTTGCTTTTGCCAAGATTTATAATATTCGGCATCCAGTTTTATGCAACAACAAATTTATTTCCACCCTTTCCATTGCAGGCTTAATATGGCATACGGCTATAACAGCGGATTGCTTCCGGCAAGGCCGGTCAGGATACACGGGCGAGTCTACATGCCTGACGTCCAGCCGGGCATGCTTGTCCATTACAGCATGTCGCACGAATCAATAGAACAGCTTAAGCAAATTGTGGGCAGCTATCATGATGGCAGCCTTGATGATGACATGGCAAAGCAAATATTGCGCCTGCCAGCAACTGCTGATGTTGCTGATATCACGAATTGCCTGGATAAGCTTGTAGCAGCAGCTGCAAATCCTCCCTCATCGAGCATTGTTGTGAAACTTGGTTATAACCTAGATGAGTGGGTTGCAAGCTTGCACAACCATCCTATATCAGTTGCAATCCAAAATCTTGAAATCATTAAGGCCCCCGGAAAGAACTTCGTCGTGAGGCAGGGCGAAAAGTACCGGATTCATGTAACAGAGAATGGCAATAGCGGCCCCGACACAGCCATGCCATTCTGGGAGAGAGGCGGGGCCGGGCCGGAAGACACCTTGGCTGCTGAGGTGATGTCCACAACCAACATTCACCCGGACGGCGGGCTTGTTTACCTCGCAAGCCCTGAAAGGGACAAATTATTCACTGCCAACATGGTTGATGTTATCCGCCTTAAGACTTTAACGCAGTAGCATATCTTAGTCTTTTATGGCTTCCTTTCCCTGTGCCAGGTACCCTGCATTTGCCTAATGCAACTGCCCAACTTTAGGTTGCTCAACTTTATATACCGCGGCATTTGTCAGCTATCACTATCCGAGGTGATTTACATGGCAGCAACTCCCAAAGGCCCGCAAAAGATGAAGCTTGACTTTAATGTCGATAGGGCAACATATGACCAGTTCATCAGAATGTGCGCACAGCGCGGCTATGCTCCTCAAATTGTCATTGAGAAGCTGATGACCAAATTCGTGCAGACCGGGCAAATGTAGTTTTGCCCTTTTTTATTGTCCAGATATTGCCCAACGCCAGCTCTAAGCTATCAGTTATTGTCTCTAATCTACCAGTTATTATTTCTAAGCTATCAGTTATTATACTGAATATCAGTCAATATAACCCTCATCCGGCTCTACATCTTTTCAGGCGCTTCAATCCCGAGCAAATTCAGGCACGTTTTCAGTGCATGCTTGACGCTTAGGGCAAGGGCAAGCCTTGCTTCCATGGTTTTCCCGTCAGCCTGCAGAATCGGGCAATTATGGTAGAACTCATTGAGCCTTTGCGCAAGCTCGCTGGCATATCCGGCTATTATGTGCGGCTTAAGGTCTTCACAGGCTTTGCTGATTGTTTCGTTGAATGCAGCCAGCTTTGTGACAATTGCAGCTTCTTCCTTCTGGGTCAGAAGCTTTGCATCAATGTCTGATTTTGGCTTCTTGCCGTGCTTTGCAAGTATGGACGCAATCCTGGCATGGCTGTATTGTATGTACGGGCCTGTGTCCCCTTCAAAGCTCAAGGCCGAATCCCAGTCAAAATTCACATTCTTCTCCGGGCTGACCTTCAGAATTGCATACTTGACTGCGCCATAACCGATTGCCCTCGACAATTCAGCTATATGCGCGACTTCGCCGTGCCTTTTCCTGATCTCCTGCTCGGCTTTTTTCCTTGCCTCCTCCATGAACTCTTCAAGAAGCACGATGTTGCCTTTCCGTGTGGACATTTTCCCTTCATTGAGCAGCACGAATGAATAATGCACGACCTTTGGCGCTTCAATGCCCAGCAGCTTCATTGATGCCTGGATTTGCTGGTAATACAGCTTGTGGTCTTCGCCAAGCACAACAAAATTGTTTTCGCTTTTTTCAGCCTTTTCCAGGTGGTAAGTCAGGTCCCTGAGCGGGTAAAGCGACGTCCCATCTGCCCGCGTCAGCACAAGCACCGGATTTTCCATCGGGATGTCAAATCCCTTCAGGTCCAGGACTTTCCTGTTTTCCTCGTCGGTAAAAAGCCTGCCTGTCTTTTCCAGCTTCCCAAGGGTTTCGGCGGTCTTTTTGCTCCGCAGGTATTTTGACTCGTGGTCAAAATGGCCGTATTCAATCCCGAATTCAGAAAAAATCTTTTTTTGCCCGTCAATGCAGATTTCAACGACCTTTTCAAACTCATCCTTTGTCTTTTTGTCGCCTTCCTCGATTTTCTTGAGCATCGCGAATATTTCCTTCTCAATTTCAGGGTTTTTTTCCATTTCGCCGCTCATCTGGACATAGATGTCCAGCAGGCTCTTGAAATCAACATTCTTCCTGTCCCTGCAGCCAATTGCAAGCATTGCAATCTGCTTCCCCACATCATTGACAAAGTAATGCACTTCAACCTTGTACTTCTCAAACCTGAGGATGCGGGCCAGGCTGTCACCAATCATTGCATTTCTTGCCCTGCCAACATGCGGCGATGCATTGGGGTTGACGCTTGTGTGCTCAATAAGCGCGTTCTTGCCTTTTCCAAGGCCATTGCTTCCAAACTGGTCTTTTTTCTTGAGAATTTCTGCAATGATGTCTGCAGCAAGGCCTGATTTGTTGACTTTGAAATTGAGGTACGGCCCGGCAGCTGCAATTTCTGTAATGTTGCCCGATGCATGCATCTTTGACGCAAGCCCAATCGCAATTTCATCAGGCCTTTTTTTTAAGCGCTTGGCCAGGATAAAGCATGGAAACGCATAATCCCCGTATTCGGGATTTTTTGGCACTTCCAGCGCAATCTCTTCAGTTCCCAGGCCGGTGGCCTTGTGCAGCGTTTCCTTTATCTCTCCGATATATTGGCTCATACACTAGGCTACTGGTTATTCCTATATAATTATTTCGACACTTGATAGGCCCCCTGCTGGCAAAGCGCCATCAGCTTCTAAATCACCTTAATCCCATCAGCAGGTTGAAACTGTATTAACCATCTAACCGCATTAACCCTATAACTGTCAAATTACGGCCAGTGTAAAACCAAATCAATAAGAACACATCCATTAAATGGGCAATTTGTAAGAATCCTCAGCCGCAGTCACTCTTCTGTCTCTTCTTCTCCAGCGTCCTTTTCCTTGTAGCCTTCCTCTTCTGCCTCGTCATAGCCCTCAAGGAAGCCTTCCTCTTCAGAGGATATCTCATCGTCGTCCCTCATCTCTTTCCTGCCTTTTTGGCTGTAGGGATCCTCGTCGTCAAATTCCTCTTCCACATCCTCAGTGAATTCTTCTTCTTTTGCCATAGGCGGGTATCTGAAGCAGCTTATTTAAAAATTTTTTGTTTCAGCAGGGATTAGATTTTTAAGCGGGCCGCCGTTATACACTCAGCATGTACGTACCTGATAAAATGTTTTTCACAAAGGGGGTTGGCAGGCACAAGGATTACCTGCAGTCTTTTGAGCTGGCGCTGCGCGATGCCCAGATTGAAAAATGCAATCTTGTGACAGTCTCGAGCATCTACCCTCCGAACTGTGAACGGATTTCCCTAGAAGAGGGCGTCAGGCG
This region includes:
- a CDS encoding HEPN domain-containing protein — translated: MEKSQKSLLSAKIVSGIHNFDDAVALTYYSMYYSALALLYRCGIKSENHAGTIILLKELFRIDNTSITNAKKERIDKQYYTEFKATEKDVQEGVKEAEEFNSLIKNFIDKIKKTEIEGYNKKAKLLLK
- a CDS encoding nucleotidyltransferase domain-containing protein → MSQINYNIFQELEKQDNHIRGLAKALRTNQTTIARKATELEKQNILDYREEGRNKVYFIRKSLESHEYRKIVELYKILEIIKKYPRLRQIIEKVQANEEINLALIFGSYAKMSIDKDSDIDLYLETENKEIKKLIEFSDSKLSIKIGKFDKEMPLIKEIIKSHIIIKGVDRYFELVH
- a CDS encoding aminotransferase class I/II-fold pyridoxal phosphate-dependent enzyme; this encodes MPPLPIGAIIRNGPFALSGINLEDLRTNFELGESDPGKAALIERIAERNGIDPSAVRLADSALNLVNALLGKAGSGNIGMYAPEFSFFRKMCSELGLDTVRLGDGSQNSVRENSISAIVVSNPSNPGGGLRNPGKIIEQGNNYGALLIVDEAYMEFAGNKASLIKHAAENPGIVVVRTFSKFYGIDEPGKVAYAVSKNGELDGLNITQPGQAAMDRAARKLGGKNEDAARYDVAVRREALTDILANGLGCEVKPSVTNFVMARMPGGNLYTAMRGMNVRVRDLNNEPGLEGQGFCRVAVGSYSQMSQLAERVGLCK
- the twy1 gene encoding 4-demethylwyosine synthase TYW1 → MLTPEAKQALEKQSYIVVGEHSAVKTCGWTKNMLRGEGGCYKFKFYGIRSHQCMQMTTSISCANRCSFCWRDYKAPVSKEWAWAVDEPDFIIENSIAAHMKLLTGFGGNPKTSRYMWDQSKKVGHVALSLTGEPITYPRMNELVQKFHKRKISTFIVTNAQYPNAIRNLVTCTQLYLSVDAPDKKTLKKIDVPLFHDYWERLLLSLDYCNEKRYRTTIRLTCVKGENMHNLEGYKNLILRGDPDFIEVKGYMFVGASRERLKQENMPTHAEVKDFGLQLLELLPEYEFASEHIPSRVILLAKKKWHKKTWIDYDSFFEKINVSPYPENLDAEEYTVGTQQVKAGTKDEMNLD
- a CDS encoding arginase family protein — protein: MKVLVLPSGNEDKRNGAYAAAEALPKEAVNENSFFTRLELVAPAGNKSGSGSEESGFGKIAGEILAGQGKVYAFVGDHASSILLTELIAKQSRNPGLILIDAHPDCLKSIDGKKDWIRRIVDEGIIRPENILIVGARKFAGEEIDFLKSNRIRRLDMRQIFSNGIDETADTIMENARQWDAVQVSVDMDAIDPAFAPGVEAPEPGGLGAREIIALVQRLRNLRNIRIVDVSEVLPGKDVNGITAKLAAKIISEFA
- a CDS encoding arginine--tRNA ligase, giving the protein MSQYIGEIKETLHKATGLGTEEIALEVPKNPEYGDYAFPCFILAKRLKKRPDEIAIGLASKMHASGNITEIAAAGPYLNFKVNKSGLAADIIAEILKKKDQFGSNGLGKGKNALIEHTSVNPNASPHVGRARNAMIGDSLARILRFEKYKVEVHYFVNDVGKQIAMLAIGCRDRKNVDFKSLLDIYVQMSGEMEKNPEIEKEIFAMLKKIEEGDKKTKDEFEKVVEICIDGQKKIFSEFGIEYGHFDHESKYLRSKKTAETLGKLEKTGRLFTDEENRKVLDLKGFDIPMENPVLVLTRADGTSLYPLRDLTYHLEKAEKSENNFVVLGEDHKLYYQQIQASMKLLGIEAPKVVHYSFVLLNEGKMSTRKGNIVLLEEFMEEARKKAEQEIRKRHGEVAHIAELSRAIGYGAVKYAILKVSPEKNVNFDWDSALSFEGDTGPYIQYSHARIASILAKHGKKPKSDIDAKLLTQKEEAAIVTKLAAFNETISKACEDLKPHIIAGYASELAQRLNEFYHNCPILQADGKTMEARLALALSVKHALKTCLNLLGIEAPEKM